Proteins encoded by one window of Electrophorus electricus isolate fEleEle1 chromosome 17, fEleEle1.pri, whole genome shotgun sequence:
- the ier3ip1 gene encoding immediate early response 3-interacting protein 1 → MAFTLYALIQTAVLFTNAIAVLHEERFLSKIGWGAEQGIGGFGDDPGIKAQLLNLIRSVRTVMRVPLIIVNSVCILLLLLFG, encoded by the exons ATGGCGTTTACCTTGTATGCACTGATTCAAACGGCAGTTTTGTTTACAAATGCGATTGCTGTACTACACGAAGAAAGGTTTCTAAGTAAAA TTGGGTGGGGAGCAGAACAGGGCATTGGTGGTTTTGGAGATGACCCAGGAATTAAAGCACAACTTCTAAACCTCATCCGATCGGTCAGAACAGTCATGAGGG TGCCTTTAATAATAGTAAATTCGGTGTGCATCTTGTTACTGTTGCTATTTGGATGA